In the genome of Triticum urartu cultivar G1812 chromosome 5, Tu2.1, whole genome shotgun sequence, one region contains:
- the LOC125510702 gene encoding uncharacterized protein LOC125510702 encodes MEVEAHEKKGHRAFAKAIKSFGSHRRSNSDLDKMCSKDALYASDKTFGQPKQVEGVKAKVKSDLSKEVQPGRGAQSSLRKEILQLEKHLKDQQVVRGALEKAMGPDAAPVNNLLHEMPVPKAANELIREIATLELEVKNMEQYLLTLYRQAFEQQAPALSPPDRREALKPSVSARWSGQLREAPCARVSCKSRGDAVLRSSYPPPPPPRKKWNDPLMDCSTSACLDRLNDSDALRCQSALSCRGICSSRISPSEESLARALRSCHSQPFSFLEEDAAAAGVISLAEYLGTNVADHIPETPNNLSEEMVRCMAGVYCKLADPPLVHHGSSSSPTSSFSSTSAISPQYVGDMWSPNYKRETTLDSRLINPFHVEGLKEFSGPYNTMVEIPAICRDNRRLRDVEDLLQTYKLILYRLETVDLRRMTNEEKIAFWVNIHNALLMHAYLRYGVPQNNLKKSSILVKAACKIAGRNINVALIQNLVLGCNTHCPGQWLRTLLYPRMKSKASKAGHEWQAFAVAQSEPLLRFALCSGSHSDPAVRVYTPKRLFQQLEAAKEEFIRATVGVWREQKILLPKLVEAYAKDVKLSSQGLVDMVQRYLPESLRTAMQRCQQQGGRSSKIIEWVPYNLNFRYLIARDLAFPHLS; translated from the exons ATGGAGGTGGAGGCGCACGAGAAGAAGGGCCACCGGGCCTTCGCCAAGGCAATCAAGTCCTTCGGCTCGCACAGGCGTTCCAACAG CGATCTTGACAAGATGTGTAGCAAAGATGCGCTCTATGCTTCAGACAAAACTTTTGGCCAGCCTAAGCAAGTG GAAGGTGTGAAGGCCAAGGTGAAGAGCGATTTGAGTAAGGAGGTGCAGCCTGGGAGAGGGGCGCAAAGCTCCCTGAGAAAAGAG ATTCTTCAACTAGAAAAGCACCTCAAGGATCAGCAGGTGGTGCGTGGCGCCCTGGAGAAAGCCATGGGGCCGGACGCTGCCCCGGTCAACAACCTCTTGCACGAGATGCCAGTGCCAAAG GCCGCCAACGAGCTGATCCGGGAGATCGCCACGCTGGAGCTGGAGGTCAAGAACATGGAGCAGTACCTGCTCACCCTCTACCGGCAGGCGTTCGAGCAGCAGGCGCCTGCATTGTCTCCCCCGGATCGCCGGGAGGCGCTGAAGCCGTCGGTGAGTGCGCGGTGGTCCGGGCAGCTCCGGGAGGCACCCTGTGCCAGGGTCTCTTGCAAGAGCAGAGGTGATGCTGTGCTCCGGTCCAGCtacccgccaccgccgccgccccgtaaGAAGTGGAATGATCCGTTGATGGACTGCTCTACTTCGGCGTGCTTGGATAGACTGAATGACTCCGATGCGCTCCGCTGCCAGTCTGCGTTGTCGTGCCGTGGCATCTGTTCGTCCAGGATATCGCCGTCGGAGGAGAGTCTTGCCAGGGCCCTTCGCTCGTGCCACTCTCAGCCTTTCTCATTTTTGGAG GAAGATGCTGCTGCAGCCGGGGTGATCAGCTTAGCAGAGTATCTGGGCACAAATGTAGCTGACCACATCCCCGAGACTCCAAACAACCTCTCCGAGGAGATGGTGAGATGCATGGCTGGGGTATACTGCAAACTCGCAGATCCTCCGTTGGTTCACCACGGCTCCTCGTCTTCTCCGACATCATCGTTCTCTTCAACAAGCGCAATTTCTCCACAGTATGTGGGGGACATGTGGAGCCCCAATTACAAGCGAGAGACGACGCTGGACTCCCGGTTGATAAACCCGTTCCATGTCGAGGGGTTGAAGGAGTTCAGTGGGCCATACAACACAATGGTTGAGATTCCAGCCATTTGCCGCGATAATCGCAGGCTAAGAGATGTTGAGGATCTTCTCCAGACTTACAA GTTGATACTGTACCGGTTGGAAACCGTTGATCTGAGAAGGATGACAAACGAAGAGAAGATCGCGTTTTGGGTCAACATACACAACGCACTGCTGATGCAT GCTTATCTCAGGTACGGCGTCCCACAGAACAATCTGAAGAAGTCATCAATACTTGTTAAG GCCGCCTGCAAAATCGCGGGACGCAACATCAATGTAGCTCTGATCCAGAACTTGGTTCTTGGATGCAACACACATTGTCCCGGACAG TGGCTACGTACTTTGCTTTACCCAAGGATGAAAAGCAAAGCGAGCAAAGCAGGGCATGAGTGGCAAGCCTTTGCTGTTGCGCAATCGGAGCCTCTTTTACGCTTTGCGCTTTGCTCCGGCAGCCATTCTGATCCCGCG GTGAGGGTGTACACCCCAAAGAGGCTGTTCCAGCAGCtggaggccgccaaggaggagttcaTCCGGGCAACGGTCGGCGTGTGGAGGGAGCAGAAGATACTGCTGCCGAAGCTCGTGGAGGCGTACGCCAAGGACGTCAAGCTCTCGTCGCAGGGCCTCGTCGACATGGTCCAGCGGTACCTCCCGGAGAGCCTGAGGACGGCGATGCAGAGGTGCCAGCAGCAGGGCGGCCGGTCGAGCAAGATCATCGAGTGGGTGCCTTACAACCTCAACTTCCGGTACCTGATCGCCAGGGACCTCGCGTTTCCTCACCTGAGCTGA